In Bactrocera oleae isolate idBacOlea1 chromosome 3, idBacOlea1, whole genome shotgun sequence, a genomic segment contains:
- the CycE gene encoding G1/S-specific cyclin-E isoform X4, whose translation MKWERKRKLVDMDPDLGCDLPSAKRKQTLPSPYTSDVSSVASSVYPSPIDGFSHEIDTRSSCDYLSAGTDFEATADCIPDSPSSLRPDDEVIDVEDDEIVSATTSPSSECSTSCSKDPHHLYKMHAVTQLGERTPGQITQNTGKNIETKLVKAYDDDYTGTPYNCMTPATEPDELRQCPLPALSWANAYDVWQLMCKKDHQAAFLRSGSMLERHPSLQPRMRAILLDWLIEVCEVYKLHRESYYLAVDYLDRYLSTQKNVQKTHLQLIGITCLFVAAKVEEIYPPKIGEFAYVTDGACQESDILQHEVLLLQALEWSINPVTPMGWLGVYMQLNVNNRTPASFKHNTYKAKSTATTDEADKNDAFIYPQFSGMEFVQTAQLLDLCSLDLGIADYGYSIIAAAAMSHTFNREVALRCSGFDWQTIEPCARWMRPFFEVVREESTYLPMLEQNEQFTNRFGLGHICPNIITDDSHIIQTHTISMEMFDRTAQLLELAFATKNRTEASPATGLLCPDGLLTPPASSRKPVDATDVDEDPAPTTVQRIKSTTAKTRKNSLAKSTNSAIKVEVSAEKNALT comes from the exons GATCCTGACCTAGGCTGCGATCTACCGTCGGCTAAGCGCAAACAAACGCTACCCTCGCCATATACAAGTGATGTAAGTTCTGTGGCGTCATCGGTGTATCCGTCGCCAATTGATGGGTTCTCTCATGAAATCGACACGCGCAGTTCTTGCGACTACCTCTCAGCCGGCACCGACTTTGAGGCCACCGCGGATTGCATACCCGACAGTCCGAGCAGTTTACGTCCAGACGATGAAGTCATCGACGTGGAAGATGACGAAATTGTATCTGCAACAACATCACCATCTTCGGAATGCTCGACAAGTTGCTCCAAAGATCCGCATCACTTATATAAAATGCACGCCGTCACCCAATTAGGAGAACGTACCCCTGGCCAAATTACTCAAAACACAGGCAAAAATATCGAAACAAAGTTGGTTAAGGCATATGATGATGACTACACGGGCACACCATATAACTGTATGACACCGGCAACGGAACCAGACGAGTTGCGACAATGTCCGTTACCAGCATTAAGTTGGGCAAATGCATATGATGTTTGGCAATTAATGTGCAAAAAGGACCATCAAGCAGCCTTCTTACGCTCAGGTTCAATGTTGGAACGACATCCCAGCTTACAGCCGCGTATGCGTGCCATTCTGCTTGATTGGTTGATTGAGGTTTGCGAAGTATACAAACTACATCGCGAATCCTACTACTTGGCAGTCGACTACTTGGATCGCTACCTAAGTACGCAAAAGAATGTACAGAAGACTCATCTGCAGCTGATTGGCATAACTTGTCTTTTTGTGGCTGCGAAAGTTGAAGAAATATACCCGCCCAAAATTGGTGAATTCGCCTATGTGACGGATGGCGCATGCCAGGAATCGGATATATTGCAGCATGAAGTGTTGCTGCTGCAAGCGCTCGAATGGAGTATAAATCCGGTTACACCAATGGGATGGTTAGGTGTCTACATGCAATTAAATGTGAATAACCGTACTCCGGCGTCGTTTAAGCATAACACGTACAAAGCCAAATCAACGGCGACAACAGACGAGGCAGATAAGAACGATGCCTTTATTTACCCGCAATTTTCAGGAATGGAATTTGTACAAACTGCGCAATTATTGGACCTATGCTCACTGGATTTGGGTATTGCCGACTATGGTTATTCTATTATTGCTGCTGCGGCCATGAGTCACACATtcaatag agaGGTAGCGTTGCGTTGTTCGGGATTCGATTGGCAAACGATTGAGCCATGCGCGCGCTGGATGCGACCATTTTTCGAAGTTGTGCGCGAAGAGTCTACTTACTTGCCCATGTTGGAGCAAAATGAACAATTCACAAATCGTTTCGGTTTAGGTCATATTTGCCCCAATATTATAACCGACGACTCGCATATAATACAAACGCACACAATATCAATGGAAATGTTT GATCGAACTGCACAATTACTAGAGCTTGCTTTTGCAACTAAAAACCGCACGGAGGCCTCTCCAGCTACAGGTTTATTATGCCCAGATGGTTTGTTGACGCCGCCGGCGTCTAGTCGAAAACCGGTCGATGCGACAGATGTCGACGAAGATCCTGCTCCAACTACTGTTCAACGGATAAAAAGTACCACCGCTAAAACACGTAAAAACTCTTTAGCCAAATCTACAAACTCAGCAATCAAAGTTGAAGTCAGTGCAGAAAAAAATGCTCTAACGTAA